Sequence from the Actinomyces slackii genome:
CGTCCAGCGCGGCCTGAGCGGCTGCTGCCTTGGCGGCGGCGGCCTCGGCGGCGGCTTGAGCGGCCTCGGCCTTGAGGCGTGCGATCTCAGAGTCGTTCATGGCGCCATGGTAAGGGCTGCGCCTCACAGGAGCCGGAGCAGCGCTGAGGCGCCGAGCGCCCTGCCCTCGCCGGGCATCGGCTGGCGTTACCCGCCCCAGGGGCCTGTCCATCCTCGTCGCCCGGTGTAGCCTCGCCTAAGGCCTGCCTGACCGCCGCCCGACCGCTCGACATCCCCAGCCAGCTCGTCCACGCCAGCTCTCCCGCATCACGAGGTCACTGCATACTCATGTTCCTGCCCAGCACCGCGACAGCGCCACTCATGCGAGGCCTGCGATGAGGATCGCCTTCTTCATCGACGACTACCTGCCCTCCGTGCACGGCGTGGCCACATCCACCGCCGCCTTCCGCCGGGCCCTGGAGGATCTGGGCCACGAGGTCTTCATCGTCGCCCCCAAGGCCGAGGGGCATATCGAGCACGATGACCACATCATTCGCCTGTCCTCCTCGAAGTACTACGTGTTCGACAGCCGGGAGATGGCCAATATCTACCCCGGCCTGGCCAAGCGCTTCGACGCCTACGACTTCGATGTCGTCCACAGCCAGACCCAGTTCAGCCTCGGGGTCCTGGCGCACTCAGTGGCCAAGCGTCAGGGGATCCCCCATGTCACGACGATCCACACCCTCTACACCGAGCTCATCGACGACTACCCCGTGGCGATCGTGGCCGGGCTCCTGGCCGTCTCCTTCGCCTTTCCCGTGGCCCTGAAGTCCACCCCGGTCCTGCCTCGGGTGCATCGGGACTCCATCAAGCACCTGCGCCGCTCCACGATCAAGGCGGCCCTATCGCGCCACGGGTGGAGGCTCACGGCGGCCTTCGCCAACAAGTGCGACGCCTGCCTGGCGCCCTCCCAGCACCTGGCCCAGATCCTCATCCACGACGGCGGGCTGAGCATCCCGTGCACGGTGCTGCCCAACGGCATCGACACCGCCTTCTACCGACACGCGCGGGCCGAGGACTCCCTCATCCCCAAGGAGCCGGGGCAGCGCTTCATCATCTGCGTGGCGCGCCTGAGCCCTGAGAAGCGGCAGATAGCGCTTGTCGAGTCCCTCGCCCACCTCCCCGATCCGGTACGCCTCATCCTGGTGGGCGGCGGGCCCTCGGAGGCGGAGCTGCGACGCCGGGCCGAAGAGCTGGGGGTGGCCCATCGCGTGGTCTTCGCCGGGATGCTCCCGCCCGAGCAGGTCGCGACCCTGCTCAAGCAGGCCGATGTCTTCGCACTGGCCTCCTACCACTTCGACAACCAGCCCATGGTCTTCCTGGAGGCCTCGGCGGCAGGACTGCCCATCGTCTACTGCGATGAGCGGATGACCGAGTGCCTCACCGAGCGCAATGCCGTCCTCGCCAGCGGCATCACGGGGGAGGACCTTGCCCGGGCCTTCAACGAGGTCCTGGGCGATGAGGCGCGTCTGGAGAGCCTGCGCAGCGGGGCCCTGGAGGTGTCACAGGACTTCGACGTCGCCACGGCCGCAGGACGGCTGATCGACCTGTACACCGGCCTCATCGAGGCGCGCCGCTGAGAGCGGTGCGCGCCGGGCCCCATCCCTGCTGATCCCGGGAGTGCCGATAGGCTGTTGGGCATGCCCCTCGCCGTCGTCACCGACTCCGCTGCCTGCCTGACGCCCAGTCTCGCCCAGGACCACGGCATCGAGGTCGTCGCGCTGCACGCCCACACCGATGAGACTGGCGCCTCCACCACCTCCCGGCCCAGCGTCGAGGAGCTCGCCCGGGCCTACCGGAGCGCCGGCGGGCGCAGCCGAGAGGTCCTGGCCCTCCACCTGTCGGCCTCCCTGTCCGGCACCATGGACAATGCCCGACTGGCCGCCCAGCAGGTCAGCGCCGAGGAGCCCATCGAGGTGGAGGTCATCGACTCCGGGACCTGCTCGGCGGCGCTGGCCCTGGCCGCCCTGGCCGCCAGCGGTGCGGGGGATCTCAGGCACGGCGCCGCCCTGGCTCGCGAGTCCGCGGCCCGCTCCCACCAGTTCTTCATCATCGATAGCCTCGCTCACCTGGCCCGCACGGGCCGGATCGATCGGACCACGGCGCGCCTGGGGGGAGTACTGGGGATCCGCCCGATCCTCACCGTCACCCCCGAGGGCATCCGGGCGGTGGAGACCGTCAGAGGGGCGGCACGGGCGCGGCGCCATCTCATCGCCCAGGCCGTCCACGCCGCCGGGGGCACGGCCCTGTCCGGCCCCAGGCCCCCGGCCGAGCCCGTGCGCCTGGCCCTCCAGGGCCAGGACCCGCAGATCCTGGAGGAGACCTCCGCCCAACTCGACCAGGCCCTGGAGGAGGCTGGCGCCATCGTCGTCGAGCGCCACATCCTCCCCATCGACGAGGCGCTGCAGGTCCACCTGGGACCAGGCGCTCTGGGAATCGCGATCGCCCCGGCACGGGGCCTGCTCTGACCCTCGCACGACGACGCGGCAGGCCGGTCACCACAGGCCAGCCCATGCCGGCGGCCTCCACAGGCCCACCGCTGGCCCAGGCAGTGCGACGGCGATTTGCCCTAGCGTCCTGCCATGGGCAGGCGCGCAGCATCAGGAAAGCAGTCCTTGGACGACCTTGTGCGCCTGGCCTGCTCCACCGACCCGCAGGAGCCAGAGCGCCGCCCCAGCCGCCTGGCCATCGCGCCACGTGCCGCCATCATCGCAGGAGTCATCCTCATCGGCCTGGCCCTGATGCTCGCGATGCGGGCCATCAGCGGGGCCACCGCCGTGCCCCAGCCCAGCGGAGCCCCGGCACATGCGGCCTCGACGGCGAGCCCAGGGCCCACGCAGGAGGGCGCATCCGCCCCCGTGCTCGCCCCGCCCGATCCAGGATCGGCCAGCGCCCCGGCAGTAGGCGGGAATCCGGAGGGCATCGTCGTGGTGCATGTGGCCGGTGCCGTCCAGGCACCCGGAGTGGTCCGCCTGCCTCACGGCTCGCGCGTCATCGAGGCCATTGAGGCCGCAGGAGGGGCCAGCGCCGACGCCGACACCGACCAGCTCAACCTGGCCAGGATCCTGAGCGATGGCGAGCAGGTACGCGTCCCGCGGATCGGCGAGACCCTGCCCGAGCAGCCCGCCGGCGGTGACCCAGCCGGCCCAGGCGCCACCGCGGGCGCATCCGCGCAGCAGGCCGGGGGCAGGATCAACATCAACACTGCCACGGCCTCACAGCTCGAGGAGCTGCCCGGGATCGGCCCCGCCCTGGCCAAGCGGATCGTGGAGCACCGCGAGGCCCACGGCCCCTTCGGCGCGGTCGAGGACCTGACCGACGTTCCCGGCATCGGCCAGGCCAAGATGGAGGCCCTCAAGGAGGAGGCCACCGTATGACCCGGGATCGCACCGCCGCGGGCGGCCCAGCCTCCGGCGGGCCCTCCGCACCGGACCTATCGCCGGGGCAGTCGCAGGCGGCGCC
This genomic interval carries:
- a CDS encoding glycosyltransferase; this encodes MRIAFFIDDYLPSVHGVATSTAAFRRALEDLGHEVFIVAPKAEGHIEHDDHIIRLSSSKYYVFDSREMANIYPGLAKRFDAYDFDVVHSQTQFSLGVLAHSVAKRQGIPHVTTIHTLYTELIDDYPVAIVAGLLAVSFAFPVALKSTPVLPRVHRDSIKHLRRSTIKAALSRHGWRLTAAFANKCDACLAPSQHLAQILIHDGGLSIPCTVLPNGIDTAFYRHARAEDSLIPKEPGQRFIICVARLSPEKRQIALVESLAHLPDPVRLILVGGGPSEAELRRRAEELGVAHRVVFAGMLPPEQVATLLKQADVFALASYHFDNQPMVFLEASAAGLPIVYCDERMTECLTERNAVLASGITGEDLARAFNEVLGDEARLESLRSGALEVSQDFDVATAAGRLIDLYTGLIEARR
- a CDS encoding DegV family protein, with the protein product MPLAVVTDSAACLTPSLAQDHGIEVVALHAHTDETGASTTSRPSVEELARAYRSAGGRSREVLALHLSASLSGTMDNARLAAQQVSAEEPIEVEVIDSGTCSAALALAALAASGAGDLRHGAALARESAARSHQFFIIDSLAHLARTGRIDRTTARLGGVLGIRPILTVTPEGIRAVETVRGAARARRHLIAQAVHAAGGTALSGPRPPAEPVRLALQGQDPQILEETSAQLDQALEEAGAIVVERHILPIDEALQVHLGPGALGIAIAPARGLL
- a CDS encoding helix-hairpin-helix domain-containing protein, producing MGRRAASGKQSLDDLVRLACSTDPQEPERRPSRLAIAPRAAIIAGVILIGLALMLAMRAISGATAVPQPSGAPAHAASTASPGPTQEGASAPVLAPPDPGSASAPAVGGNPEGIVVVHVAGAVQAPGVVRLPHGSRVIEAIEAAGGASADADTDQLNLARILSDGEQVRVPRIGETLPEQPAGGDPAGPGATAGASAQQAGGRININTATASQLEELPGIGPALAKRIVEHREAHGPFGAVEDLTDVPGIGQAKMEALKEEATV